One genomic segment of Deinococcus gobiensis I-0 includes these proteins:
- a CDS encoding RHS repeat protein: MTQVLLPSAGLATLYQTTPLPGVATTPLPYELFGGGENFGDLTDALNLATGQVFPDIANAKKATSGADPDPATTQITTSPALRLLGFQGSGSGGSEEIQTQNLKGSQWGGYGVAPELSIGTLIKSNDENLCQTENKTVSGVLVEGRLEEGTYQVSVQARSTGASFPVNFGMDDSRGTDVMLTNSMQTFTRDFNLSGSTQNRIFQIKEWTKNNPDWEVLGVSVRKVNGGSLGENKLPVKVLSNWLGYCGPQSLTPIYRMESKDGDTDGRSGIIHRGVPKTSGTYKIKFEGRVSTGNLEVHYGLDDHNSKDVTLNDQWQTFESEYTINNYDSRVYDADRTFQIFEGVKDNPAWEIRNISVRSTRSLSNLTPDSDYRSNEWVGYFQKPALEPMLRIFSRDGGCNGPISGLIRRQNLVPGRYRLSLDARSTGQPFRIGFGIDDGHSIGVGLTNQWQNFVYEADINQNGTNDNRAIQLREDVPNNPDWEVGNFKLQKLENNVWQDSVFTNSGPSDWQGYCIDTPTANFFRLKSSDHPENNYSGLIFLGQEKRGLGKYNVSFQGRTRSGTLNIGYGLDDTTSTGATLNDQWQTFNTTFNINKDNAKDYHMIRQFQIFESTKGNVDWEIKDVRVEPIVEKLVLQDGDGSYTDFNLYQPDFSTVPSWISRYQTDGSSMFYRSTPRPGTAFSEQWIVVRSVNNTPVAHFYDKQGTRTTFYGDGQYADFSQTPHEQYLSAKEKNDPDGIASGSPKTEFTYTAPGNGRLQSVQDRWGRVTKYIWNEQQGYITNILYNLSDINDFDTYARKIKYEYNQMGDRRVISSITFVTGNGRGNDLNNRIQRRYYLQYSSLPNGEPRLWKIQRPALGLEKLISNEYGYDDQQRVISIKQTGLLDTFINYKTLSWGTEVSQSQGDKLKVYQFNSDGTLANFSQKDSQASNMTGENMTLGSLTQFKYDTLGRLIIKVEPDKSQTQFLYDDRGNLVHEVIYSNSSQAYSNPPAGYYRKSSYKYDKDNQITSNYTDDGSNKSGNEFGYENFETSNVLGLNFSALKSITETIYGNNKAKRSTTTSYDSSGRLEKSEVRSGDSKGILHITNEYSYYNSLPSDVNIVNISYNSEMVDGLNNLQSRKVKQYGDQIKLVNSNGRKSEFTYDEYGNQYYRRDLNSFNSSISFSKGTNGLNNLINNFSDRLTITAYSGFGDIVADVMLYGGESLKTAKAKQFNRYPTGEIIGEWEGIPDNLTLFKYSFADSRLIGIEKGKSDRAGFRISPSNIRIKEEYIYDDYGRIISSSKTTGGNSYVVKDTFDTMDRIVKTESSNGITVQTEYSPGSSIKKIIKTDTLSKKSTTIEYTNNSLGLRLQETFKNGEVDAGNIKNSFDAFGNITQSIDNRLTMLDSEDARTSYFTYDSFGRLIKKLGPQASNSPYNDTRRQYEEHEYNWQDLETLTKTLINGTVSPSNMSMPLQGEIAETTSTYDSFGNLITRIDPRGYTERIEYDNSNQPIKNSQQVWKESEEDFKKVAFGSYTLDTYSSYNAAGKVYQSIDGNGNISSVFYNRLDLPIIEVNNNGIVNKVYTYTPDFLIEEIWEPDNNINTSAFYDKFDYTQPSQTHSRMKYLQYGNSPYPTQQWTAYMNDSAGPNIGTQTEFEYDAMGRITKSNIVNTMPGYDTLTENKYDSLGRLIYNKNPNGITTEFSYDLNGNLLGKIEKGYQGSVDEKHFPNGLTSSYTYDLSNNLTKKLERGKIVEYAYNSSGKVISESLPRIGENTPKRWKNIFYRLDNLPVAKTDSNYQGNVLTKINSMGSKNNDQPSISSGNLITYSYDSIGNLRYENSYGSIILYTGAISPAQREYSKEILYNGIGQKYKRIFLGSTAIYERQKTKNITPLEHSNSITYYKSDLNNNLIEKWDTPSSESDPRSEASDNDIQNYFSYGYSPTNKQTYSSRKIVIRHLSPSKSNVLYSKYGGQNGISFGNSDANSNTKYNERDNIVSYSVTDIVPSMGSDNQPRQDEAYSYATSGQSYTYYTDGSVYNSCTTNTSNAGSVCKTVNSYDKLGRETAVFDGNGALSKLKDSYEEFYISPTESGKPTNIAITYKFDGSSKAEYKELDGKIAYQSYTPPISIARLIKPVLIEKQAYTIDESTIWNDDNIYDSITGNLMGTKPQVTDTYSEENSVITDENNKQYNAKYQKILKQLNIRK; the protein is encoded by the coding sequence GTGACGCAGGTGCTGCTGCCCTCCGCTGGCCTGGCCACGCTGTACCAGACCACCCCATTGCCGGGCGTGGCGACCACCCCGCTTCCCTACGAGCTGTTTGGAGGGGGGGAAAACTTCGGTGACCTGACCGATGCCTTGAATCTCGCCACCGGCCAGGTCTTTCCCGATATTGCCAATGCCAAAAAGGCCACGTCGGGCGCCGATCCAGACCCAGCCACCACGCAGATCACCACCAGCCCGGCGCTCCGGCTTCTGGGCTTCCAGGGGAGTGGATCTGGTGGGAGCGAAGAGATCCAGACCCAGAACCTGAAGGGCTCGCAGTGGGGCGGATATGGAGTCGCGCCTGAACTGAGCATCGGTACGCTTATCAAAAGTAACGATGAGAACCTTTGTCAGACTGAGAACAAGACTGTCAGTGGCGTCCTCGTAGAGGGTAGGTTGGAAGAAGGAACCTATCAGGTTTCTGTGCAGGCACGGTCCACAGGCGCTTCCTTCCCTGTCAATTTCGGCATGGATGACTCGCGCGGTACCGACGTCATGTTGACGAATAGCATGCAGACCTTCACGCGAGACTTTAATTTAAGTGGGTCCACTCAAAACAGAATTTTTCAAATCAAAGAGTGGACGAAGAATAACCCCGATTGGGAAGTTCTGGGTGTCTCCGTCCGTAAGGTGAACGGCGGGAGCTTGGGAGAGAATAAATTACCCGTCAAAGTTCTATCCAATTGGCTGGGCTACTGTGGGCCGCAGTCGTTGACCCCCATTTACCGAATGGAATCGAAGGATGGAGACACAGACGGACGAAGTGGGATTATCCATCGTGGAGTCCCAAAAACTTCGGGAACATACAAGATAAAGTTTGAAGGCCGTGTATCAACTGGTAATCTAGAGGTACATTATGGTCTAGATGATCATAATAGTAAAGACGTTACTCTTAATGATCAATGGCAGACTTTTGAATCAGAATATACGATCAATAATTATGATAGCCGAGTTTACGATGCTGATCGTACTTTCCAAATCTTTGAAGGCGTTAAAGACAATCCAGCGTGGGAGATCCGAAATATTTCCGTCCGCTCCACACGTTCCCTAAGTAATTTGACACCCGATTCAGATTATAGATCTAATGAGTGGGTTGGATATTTTCAGAAACCAGCCTTGGAACCCATGCTTCGTATTTTCTCCAGAGATGGCGGTTGCAACGGCCCAATCAGCGGGTTGATTCGAAGGCAAAATTTGGTACCTGGTCGCTATCGCTTGAGTCTTGATGCCCGGTCAACTGGCCAACCCTTCCGTATCGGCTTCGGTATAGACGATGGTCATTCAATAGGTGTTGGATTGACCAATCAGTGGCAAAACTTTGTCTATGAAGCTGATATCAACCAGAACGGTACGAATGACAATAGGGCAATCCAGCTTCGTGAGGACGTACCCAATAATCCCGACTGGGAAGTAGGAAATTTCAAGCTCCAGAAGCTTGAGAACAATGTTTGGCAGGATTCAGTGTTCACCAACTCTGGTCCTAGCGACTGGCAGGGTTACTGCATTGATACACCTACCGCCAACTTTTTTCGCCTTAAATCATCGGATCATCCGGAAAATAACTACAGCGGCTTGATATTCTTGGGCCAGGAAAAGCGTGGTCTGGGGAAATACAATGTATCTTTCCAAGGCCGCACGCGCTCAGGCACTCTGAACATTGGCTACGGTTTGGATGACACGACATCAACCGGAGCCACGCTCAATGACCAGTGGCAAACATTCAATACGACTTTTAATATTAATAAGGATAACGCAAAAGATTATCATATGATTCGTCAATTTCAGATTTTCGAATCAACCAAGGGTAACGTTGATTGGGAAATCAAGGATGTGCGCGTCGAACCAATTGTGGAGAAACTGGTCCTCCAGGATGGCGACGGGAGCTACACCGACTTCAATCTTTATCAGCCTGATTTCTCCACGGTGCCTTCCTGGATATCGCGTTATCAGACGGACGGTTCGTCCATGTTCTACCGGTCCACTCCCCGGCCTGGTACGGCCTTCTCCGAACAGTGGATTGTCGTTCGCTCTGTCAACAATACACCTGTTGCGCATTTCTACGACAAGCAAGGTACACGAACCACGTTCTATGGCGATGGTCAGTATGCGGATTTTTCGCAGACGCCACATGAGCAATATCTTTCAGCCAAAGAGAAAAATGACCCTGATGGGATTGCCAGCGGCTCCCCTAAAACTGAATTTACGTACACTGCTCCAGGAAATGGTCGGCTTCAAAGCGTACAAGATAGGTGGGGTCGTGTCACAAAATATATTTGGAATGAACAGCAAGGTTACATAACTAATATTCTTTACAATCTATCTGATATAAACGATTTTGATACATATGCACGTAAAATCAAATATGAATATAATCAAATGGGTGATCGCCGTGTTATTTCTAGTATCACTTTTGTAACAGGTAATGGACGTGGAAACGATCTAAATAACAGAATTCAGCGTAGATATTATCTGCAGTACTCATCCCTACCAAACGGTGAGCCTAGATTATGGAAGATTCAACGGCCAGCACTTGGACTAGAGAAACTTATATCCAATGAGTATGGCTATGATGACCAACAACGAGTTATATCAATTAAACAAACTGGACTTCTAGACACTTTCATTAATTACAAAACCCTTTCTTGGGGTACCGAGGTCTCACAATCTCAGGGTGACAAACTCAAAGTATATCAATTTAACTCTGACGGCACACTAGCAAACTTTAGTCAAAAGGATAGCCAGGCATCTAATATGACTGGTGAAAATATGACATTGGGCTCTTTGACTCAATTTAAATATGATACTCTAGGAAGATTGATCATAAAGGTAGAACCGGATAAATCTCAAACCCAATTTCTATATGACGATCGAGGCAATTTAGTACACGAAGTCATATATTCAAATTCTAGTCAAGCATATTCTAACCCGCCTGCTGGATATTATCGCAAAAGTAGCTATAAGTACGATAAAGATAATCAGATCACTAGCAACTATACGGATGATGGCTCAAATAAAAGTGGTAACGAGTTTGGATATGAAAACTTTGAAACATCTAATGTATTAGGTTTAAATTTTTCAGCCTTAAAGTCAATTACGGAAACTATTTATGGTAACAACAAAGCAAAGAGATCCACAACCACTTCTTATGATAGCTCTGGGAGACTGGAAAAATCAGAAGTGAGATCTGGCGATTCCAAAGGAATACTACATATCACAAACGAATACTCTTATTACAATTCTTTACCATCAGATGTAAATATTGTAAATATTTCTTACAACAGTGAAATGGTGGATGGTTTAAATAATCTGCAAAGTCGTAAAGTCAAACAGTACGGTGATCAAATAAAACTTGTTAACAGCAACGGTAGAAAATCAGAGTTCACTTATGATGAATATGGTAATCAATACTATAGACGAGACCTCAATTCGTTTAATTCTAGTATATCATTTTCCAAAGGAACTAATGGCTTAAATAACCTAATAAACAACTTTAGTGACCGATTAACCATAACTGCCTATAGTGGATTCGGCGATATAGTGGCTGATGTTATGCTATACGGTGGTGAATCTCTTAAAACCGCTAAAGCAAAACAATTTAATCGCTATCCTACAGGAGAAATTATAGGAGAATGGGAAGGTATACCAGATAACCTTACACTATTTAAATACTCATTTGCGGATTCTAGACTAATTGGAATAGAAAAAGGTAAGAGCGATAGAGCTGGGTTTAGAATTTCTCCTTCTAATATTAGGATTAAAGAAGAATATATTTACGACGACTATGGTAGGATAATTTCTAGCTCTAAGACTACTGGTGGAAATAGTTACGTAGTCAAAGATACATTTGATACTATGGATCGTATTGTAAAAACTGAATCTTCAAACGGGATTACAGTTCAGACTGAATACTCTCCAGGTAGCTCAATCAAAAAAATTATCAAAACCGATACTTTAAGTAAAAAGTCTACTACTATTGAATATACTAATAATAGTCTAGGTTTAAGATTGCAAGAAACCTTCAAAAATGGTGAGGTAGATGCTGGAAATATAAAAAACTCTTTTGATGCTTTCGGGAATATAACGCAGAGTATAGATAATAGACTTACTATGCTTGATAGTGAAGATGCTAGAACAAGCTACTTCACTTATGACTCTTTTGGTAGACTAATTAAGAAGCTAGGCCCTCAAGCTTCGAATTCACCATACAATGACACGCGACGTCAATACGAAGAGCATGAATATAATTGGCAGGATCTAGAGACATTAACAAAAACCTTAATTAATGGTACCGTTTCTCCATCTAATATGAGCATGCCCCTTCAAGGAGAGATTGCAGAGACTACTTCTACTTACGACTCTTTTGGTAATCTTATAACAAGAATTGACCCAAGAGGCTATACAGAGAGGATAGAATACGATAACTCAAATCAGCCTATAAAAAACTCTCAGCAGGTTTGGAAAGAAAGTGAAGAGGATTTTAAAAAGGTAGCATTTGGCTCGTATACGTTAGACACCTATTCATCCTATAACGCTGCTGGTAAAGTATATCAATCTATAGATGGTAACGGTAATATTTCATCTGTATTTTACAATAGACTGGATCTTCCAATCATAGAAGTTAATAACAATGGTATAGTCAATAAGGTGTATACGTATACGCCAGATTTTTTAATTGAGGAGATTTGGGAACCAGATAATAATATCAACACTAGCGCTTTTTATGATAAATTTGACTATACCCAACCGAGTCAGACTCATTCACGAATGAAGTACTTGCAATATGGTAATAGTCCTTATCCTACTCAGCAATGGACCGCATATATGAATGATTCGGCTGGCCCAAACATTGGTACCCAGACAGAGTTTGAATATGATGCTATGGGTAGAATCACAAAGTCAAATATCGTAAATACTATGCCTGGATATGATACTTTGACGGAAAACAAGTATGATTCTCTAGGTAGATTAATTTATAATAAAAATCCTAATGGAATTACAACTGAATTTTCATATGATTTAAATGGAAATCTTCTTGGAAAGATAGAAAAGGGTTATCAAGGGTCAGTGGATGAAAAACACTTTCCTAATGGCTTGACTTCGTCTTATACATACGATTTATCAAATAATCTAACCAAGAAATTAGAAAGGGGTAAAATTGTAGAATATGCATATAATAGCAGTGGTAAGGTAATTTCCGAATCTCTACCCAGAATAGGCGAAAATACTCCTAAGAGATGGAAAAATATATTTTATAGATTAGATAATCTACCTGTCGCCAAGACTGATTCCAACTATCAAGGCAATGTACTCACTAAAATAAACTCAATGGGATCTAAGAATAATGATCAGCCATCTATATCTTCTGGAAACTTAATTACCTATTCTTACGATAGTATAGGTAACTTGCGGTATGAAAATTCATATGGTTCAATCATCCTTTATACTGGGGCTATTTCGCCTGCCCAAAGAGAATATTCTAAGGAGATTTTGTACAATGGTATAGGACAGAAATATAAAAGAATTTTCTTAGGCTCTACAGCTATATATGAGCGTCAAAAAACCAAAAATATTACACCATTAGAGCATTCTAATAGTATAACATATTATAAGTCTGATCTCAATAATAATCTGATAGAAAAATGGGATACTCCAAGTTCAGAGAGTGATCCTAGATCAGAAGCATCAGATAATGATATACAAAACTATTTCTCGTATGGGTATAGTCCAACCAATAAGCAGACCTATTCTTCAAGAAAGATAGTCATTCGCCATTTAAGCCCATCTAAATCGAACGTACTCTATAGTAAATATGGTGGTCAAAACGGTATTTCCTTCGGAAATAGTGATGCCAATTCTAATACTAAGTACAACGAAAGAGATAATATTGTAAGTTATAGCGTTACAGATATTGTACCCAGTATGGGCTCTGATAATCAACCTAGACAGGATGAAGCTTACTCCTACGCTACCTCAGGACAATCATATACTTACTATACAGATGGTAGTGTTTATAATAGCTGTACAACTAATACTAGCAATGCTGGAAGTGTTTGTAAGACTGTCAACAGTTACGATAAATTGGGTAGAGAGACAGCTGTATTCGACGGTAACGGAGCATTATCCAAGCTTAAAGATTCTTATGAAGAGTTCTATATCTCTCCTACTGAATCCGGCAAACCTACAAATATTGCAATTACCTATAAATTCGATGGCTCTTCAAAGGCAGAGTATAAAGAGCTAGATGGTAAAATCGCCTATCAGTCCTACACACCTCCGATATCCATAGCGCGGCTGATCAAACCAGTTCTTATTGAGAAGCAAGCCTATACTATTGATGAGTCAACTATATGGAATGATGATAATATATATGACTCAATTACCGGAAATCTTATGGGTACCAAGCCGCAGGTAACGGATACTTACTCTGAGGAGAATTCAGTTATTACAGACGAAAACAATAAACAATATAATGCTAAATATCAAAAAATATTAAAACAACTAAATATAAGAAAATAG
- a CDS encoding Ig-like domain-containing protein — MAILTPISEATVTGTTAVQVTLDTQETGTVTVYARARGGTEEGRLIGTVNTSPYIVTWNTASLPAGADLELYAKATVKGATGTSPTVPVIIQNASSPALQYMVAYNIPKSSLNLQSQGTQRQLPPLDPAHIALRDIGASSTVPRHSSLISTQAIGADRQLAVEWAWSPVDGADGYRVLRSDKSVAGPFSVVANIAATAAGAARQTHTQFISAEDAKDVGSRVFGAVRSLSGVAQTESATSAAGRAVFMDEQLVASPVKGQVVEKGQPVLTWTALPGATGYLYFLCDRPCGEQKSQFLWTNPLNGGKYVTTTQLSAAYPSAREPLPRGTYHWWVAGVRQEGDRVVSLSYSESRTLVVP, encoded by the coding sequence GTGGCCATCCTCACGCCTATTTCGGAAGCCACCGTGACAGGCACGACGGCCGTACAGGTCACGCTGGATACCCAGGAGACAGGAACAGTGACGGTCTACGCCCGCGCGCGGGGAGGCACCGAGGAAGGGCGCCTCATCGGAACCGTCAATACGTCGCCCTATATCGTCACCTGGAATACCGCATCTCTTCCCGCAGGCGCTGATCTGGAGCTTTACGCCAAAGCCACCGTCAAGGGCGCCACGGGGACCAGCCCCACCGTTCCAGTCATTATCCAGAACGCCAGCAGCCCCGCGCTGCAGTACATGGTCGCGTACAACATTCCCAAGAGCAGCCTGAACCTGCAGTCGCAGGGTACGCAGCGGCAGTTACCCCCGCTTGATCCGGCCCATATTGCCCTGAGAGACATAGGCGCGTCTTCTACGGTGCCTCGGCACTCAAGCCTCATCAGCACGCAGGCCATCGGCGCAGACCGCCAGCTTGCCGTGGAATGGGCCTGGTCTCCCGTCGACGGTGCAGACGGCTACCGGGTGCTGCGTTCAGACAAGAGTGTGGCTGGCCCTTTCAGTGTTGTTGCCAACATCGCGGCGACGGCCGCCGGCGCAGCCCGGCAGACCCACACTCAATTTATTTCCGCTGAAGATGCTAAAGACGTCGGGAGCCGTGTCTTCGGGGCCGTCCGCAGCCTGAGTGGGGTCGCCCAGACCGAGTCGGCCACCTCCGCTGCTGGCCGGGCCGTCTTTATGGACGAGCAACTGGTGGCCAGTCCCGTAAAGGGCCAGGTGGTCGAGAAGGGGCAGCCCGTCCTCACCTGGACAGCCCTGCCCGGAGCTACGGGTTACCTGTACTTCCTCTGCGACCGCCCCTGCGGTGAACAGAAATCGCAGTTCCTGTGGACCAACCCGCTCAATGGAGGGAAGTACGTCACCACCACGCAGCTCAGCGCAGCCTACCCGAGTGCCCGTGAGCCCCTACCCAGAGGGACGTACCATTGGTGGGTCGCGGGCGTGCGTCAGGAAGGAGACCGGGTGGTCAGCCTGAGCTACAGCGAGTCGCGCACCCTGGTTGTTCCGTGA